GCAAAAAATACGCAAGAAGCCGTTTTCGTTGGATCGACGGAATCACGtgataatttttaatattaactTTAATTGAACAACACGGATCAAATTATTATGTTGAATAAGAAATTTAAGACGAAATTGATTGATTTGAGAGTTAAATGCCGAAAATGATGCCTCATATAAATATCTTGGTTAGCAAGTCGTAGCTGTTAGGTGAGTCAGCGTTGCCCTCttttaaattctaaattattatttttcggTGACATCTAAATTCTAAATccttaacccaaaaaaaaaaaagaaaaaaaagtgcGGGGCACGTTATTGACACGTCACCTCGGCGGCGTTCGGATTGAATTGGCGTCAAACTCAGGATTGAGAAAGTCATGTTGAGCAATAGCAACACTGATCTgatgaaacaaataaaaggaaaacgcGGACAGATGGAGAAACCATAGATTTATACAGTTCACCTTATTTGTTTGCTTAATACCATTTAGAGAAACGGAAAAGTTGAGCGCTTATCGATTGTTTAGCAAagaatcaacaacaaaaagctCTTTTCGTTTGGGATCCCTTGCCAAACCTAAAGGTAACGTAAGGTAAGCCAACAAGCCTCtgtcttctccttcttctgcttcgtttttctttttggtatttCATCGTTTTTTTTACCATTGTAAACTTAGATTATGTCTCTGAATTGGCATATGACACAAACCCCTGTTGTATTTCGAACTAAATCCCAGTTATTTCGGTCTTAGGATTTATGGGTTTGAAATATTTGGATGTATCACAGTAACTTGGACATTTTGTGCACTAGTCAAGTAGTGTGAATTTTAGTTGTTTAAGTATGTACTACTACTAAGTTAAGTGGTATATGAATATCGGTTATACGTTTATGGGTATGATTTGGCGTTGAATTTGGTGGCAAGCTGTTGCTTTAATGGAATGTGGAGAGATTCTGTCATTGGGTTGTTTGCAAGTATATTTGAGGATGCTGCATTTGGCTCATAACAATGCTCTTGATGAAAttatttctttgaaaattCAGGCTGATATAGGAAGCATCATGACATCAAGAACTTTGCGGAAAAGGCTTCATCATGGGGATGTTGATGGGAAAAAGAATGAGCATTTAGAGACATCAGGGTCAGATGATCTTAATGAGCCTCTACTGGGGAATTATTATTCAGATACGCATGCTGAGGTGGGGATTTTAATTGTTCATTTACATGGAGAGTGGGGATTTATTCTGTTACCAATTTTCTTTGGCCCTTTGTGGTTGATATCTTTCTTGGATTTACCACAGGGATCCTCACTTGAAGAGACCTGCGATGATGAACGGAGAAAGGAATACCTCCATTGGACTCTTCTGTTTTCTCAGTTGATTGCACAGTGGGCACGGTGGTTAGGTAATCATAATTTTGGTGTCAAAAAAACTTTTACTGTTTTACTGGAAAGGTTCTTTCAACTTTGTTAATAAGACTCCAGGCATTATATAGCTAGAATTTTAAAACATGATCTAACTAAATAAACTGAAACTGTGaagtttatttcatttttgacCTGATTATGGAGTCATTCTCAGAAAGGTACCCACTTGATAACTAAACCATTTGATTAAGTGAATGTTATCCCTGATCAGTTGTTCCAGTGCTTCATCTAACGTCAAATGTTAAGTTACTGAATTGTCTCAAGAAAGTGGCAATTTTCATTGGACAAGGTAAAGAACCATGAGGAGTATTCAACATTCTATTGGAGAGTTCaatttagttaaaaataatttgaaacaGCCTATGGTAGCAGATATTTAGCTTGTTTGTACGTGCTTTTAGAAAGGTTAAATGAAACATTTCTAGATGACCAAGAGTGCTTTTGGTAACATTTGGAAGTAATAGGTAAAGTTCTTTCTAGGTTTTAAAAGAACTTCCGAGTGATTGCCCATTAAGCAAttgatttttaataaattttttgttgtgctTCTAAGGCCCTGTTTGGgattgcctttttttttttttccggtaAAAACCAGCTTCACTTTAAAGTTGAGCAGCttaaggtgtttggtaaaaataaaatatcctgattattttaaaagcagtggCCTTTTGATAGTAGCTTTTAAAAGCATGCtccttttaattaatttttttaaattcccaaaatactatcattaattttttaaaatgacaccacctccaccaccaccaccgccaccactgctaccacaaccaccacctccaccttcatcaccaccaccaccacctccaccaccatctctttcaccaccaccaccaccaccaccactatcACCACCTGGTTAGCGCATAacactttcaacatcatgtttattttagtcattattcacAATTACAACagtttaatattaaaatttaccaaacaattttgacactgctttttgtactaacaacactttaaaattattgtttaccaaacatggagaTGCCTTACTttacagctaattattttcaaagcacagcaaaaacaactttttaaaaaagtgaCAGCAATCCCAAATAGGCCCTAACAAAAGTGCTTATGACCATAAGTACTCCCAAATAGGCTCTTGCTCTTTTGCATTTATCTGATCACTGTTCAttctttgtaatttatttattttctttatacaTTCAAAATgtattgttatttttgtaattatatatttccatctttttctttgtagcAAATATTGTTCTTGGATCGGGATCGCTTATTGGGCAGCTTTTGACCTTCCCTTCAACTACACAAAATGGACAAAGCACTAAGTTGCTTGCACCACCCCTTAGTCCTCTGCAAGTATGTCCAATAAATGATCTGATCTTTATCTCCAAGGAGTATATATTTTCCTTAGATCCTAAATCCATGAAAAGTTTAAGATGAAGCCTCACATTTCAATTATCTAATACTATCTTATGAAATGTGTTTGTCTTTATGATGTGTTTTTGCTGTTGGTggattaattatgaatttgttccatttttttaatcaacCTGTCTATAATATAACATTTAAATGTGAGAGAGTACGCTAATTCTTGATATTATGAACATtaatcttttttatatttatttcaatgGAAGTTTGTGTAATGGAATATTTGGTCTTTCAGGCACTTAAGCACAACTGCTTACTCTTAGCCGTCATTTGAAGTGGATATTTGTACTTCatcttttctttatcttttttctttgggcaTACATTGTGCTTTTATCGTTTGAAGtgttcaattttcaaaaaaattgtgtaATTTGTATCACTGACATAATTTTAGTTCTATATCCTATATCTTAAATTTTCAGGAATGGTGATAAACCGAGAAAATGTAACATGGTATCAAAAAGGGgagattttgagtttgaatcCCTGCAATTGCTCTCTTAATTTATTTCGTAGTTTATTTATTGGGCTCATTTAATTGTTATCTGGTATACTAGCCGCTTAAGCTTTCTGCAGCAATGGGATGTCAACAATTTCTGTTGTCTGTATAATTGAAAAGTATATATTGCATAATGTAGATTTGTATATATTGAATACGTGGTTCACTTGCTGCTGGTACTTATGTCCTGTAGGAAGCAAGACTCAGAAAGCTGCGACAAAGGCTTGAAGTACCCTTTGATGGCTCTCGTGTGGAGCATCAAGTAGGTCTTTTATCCATTTCACGTCATTTTGATCATTTCTCTATTGGTGTTACTAGTACTACTATATCAAACATAAAGATCTGgataatgataataataaaaataataataagatctggataatgataataataacaataataattgctttatttatttatttatttatttatagtattATCAGTAATTTTATTGTTGCAGTTAATGTTTGTATGTTATTTCATTGTTTATGATTATTTGGTTGGAGCGTTAATGCTCAAAAGTGCCTAAAAATATGCTCATTGTTCAGAAAAATTAACTGTTTACAGTTACAACAGAGGGAGCAATGTAACTTGAAGAGtaataaggaaaaagagaaaatttatatatattgtaataAAGCAAAGTACTGGTTTATTGTACTGTTGTGGGTGTGGGCGGACTAGTATATTTTATTGGCCGagtaatttttaacaatagaAGGGTTGTCTGTATTTTCAGAAAACcttgaattaatttttttggttttatctCCAGTTTACTCAAAATGAAAACCTCGAAGTAATTACTTAAGTTTTTAATTGCAGGATGCACTTTTACAGTTATGGAGGTTGGCTTATCCAGATAAGGAGCTCCCACCTCTTAAATCAGAGCTTTGGAAACAGATGGGATGGCAAGGTTCAGACCCTTCAACAGACTTTAGGTACGtacataaaacaaaatgaaagtaTCCTTAAGTGAGTCACAtgtatttggttttgttttttcatatatctttTCTGAATAAATTGATATGATAACGATAAATTTCCAACCTTATTTGTAGAGGCGGGGGATTTATATCATTGGAGAATCTTATATTTTTCGCACAACAGTATCCGGTTTGTCTCTTTCTGACTTAATGTCtttttcaattataaaaaGTTCTATTTCATGTTTGCAACATAGATCTCACTACTTGATCATAAAAACTTGTATGTCCTTGATATGTTTCGCTGTTGCTTCTAGCAGtatctttttctgtttaatttattaaagctTGGACCATCCAGTTTCTTTGGCCTTTTACTGTTTTGGTCACTTATGTGATTTCGTTTGTCCTAGTTTAAAACCGGTCTTTTGACTTACAATGA
Above is a genomic segment from Prunus dulcis chromosome 7, ALMONDv2, whole genome shotgun sequence containing:
- the LOC117635096 gene encoding ELMO domain-containing protein A isoform X4; translated protein: MTSRTLRKRLHHGDVDGKKNEHLETSGSDDLNEPLLGNYYSDTHAEGSSLEETCDDERRKEYLHWTLLFSQLIAQWARWLANIVLGSGSLIGQLLTFPSTTQNGQSTKLLAPPLSPLQEARLRKLRQRLEVPFDGSRVEHQDALLQLWRLAYPDKELPPLKSELWKQMGWQGSDPSTDFRGGGFISLENLIFFAQQYPESFQRLLHKQDGTRAEWEYPFAVAGINISFVLAHMLDLQSEPASLAGIRFLELLQEDEMAFDNLYCVAFQMMDAQWLAKRASYMEFNDVLKSTRSQLERELALEDVSSVKDLPAYNMLRR
- the LOC117635096 gene encoding ELMO domain-containing protein A isoform X1: MTSRTLRKRLHHGDVDGKKNEHLETSGSDDLNEPLLGNYYSDTHAEGSSLEETCDDERRKEYLHWTLLFSQLIAQWARWLVVPVLHLTSNVKLLNCLKKVAIFIGQANIVLGSGSLIGQLLTFPSTTQNGQSTKLLAPPLSPLQEARLRKLRQRLEVPFDGSRVEHQDALLQLWRLAYPDKELPPLKSELWKQMGWQGSDPSTDFRGGGFISLENLIFFAQQYPESFQRLLHKQDGTRAEWEYPFAVAGINISFVLAHMLDLQSAEPASLAGIRFLELLQEDEMAFDNLYCVAFQMMDAQWLAKRASYMEFNDVLKSTRSQLERELALEDVSSVKDLPAYNMLRR
- the LOC117635096 gene encoding ELMO domain-containing protein A isoform X2; protein product: MTSRTLRKRLHHGDVDGKKNEHLETSGSDDLNEPLLGNYYSDTHAEGSSLEETCDDERRKEYLHWTLLFSQLIAQWARWLVVPVLHLTSNVKLLNCLKKVAIFIGQANIVLGSGSLIGQLLTFPSTTQNGQSTKLLAPPLSPLQEARLRKLRQRLEVPFDGSRVEHQDALLQLWRLAYPDKELPPLKSELWKQMGWQGSDPSTDFRGGGFISLENLIFFAQQYPESFQRLLHKQDGTRAEWEYPFAVAGINISFVLAHMLDLQSEPASLAGIRFLELLQEDEMAFDNLYCVAFQMMDAQWLAKRASYMEFNDVLKSTRSQLERELALEDVSSVKDLPAYNMLRR
- the LOC117635096 gene encoding ELMO domain-containing protein A isoform X3: MTSRTLRKRLHHGDVDGKKNEHLETSGSDDLNEPLLGNYYSDTHAEGSSLEETCDDERRKEYLHWTLLFSQLIAQWARWLANIVLGSGSLIGQLLTFPSTTQNGQSTKLLAPPLSPLQEARLRKLRQRLEVPFDGSRVEHQDALLQLWRLAYPDKELPPLKSELWKQMGWQGSDPSTDFRGGGFISLENLIFFAQQYPESFQRLLHKQDGTRAEWEYPFAVAGINISFVLAHMLDLQSAEPASLAGIRFLELLQEDEMAFDNLYCVAFQMMDAQWLAKRASYMEFNDVLKSTRSQLERELALEDVSSVKDLPAYNMLRR